The DNA sequence CCACCCCGGCCCCATCGCCCGAGCCGTCGGAGGGCGTTTCGATCTCGATCACCTCCCACGTGGGTCCGAGCGCGCGGCGCACGCGCTCGCCCACCCAGGAGGGCATCGACCACACAGGTCTGCGGTCCTGCAGGTCGAGCACGAAACGGCGCACGTGACGTACCGGCGAACGCGGTCAGGGCGTGAGGCGGTGCATCATGCGCGGGAACGGGATGAGCTCCCGGATGTGGGGGCGTCCCGTGACCCACGCCACGAAGCGCTCCAGACCCAGACCGAACCCCGAGTGCGGAAAGGTCCCGTAGCGCCGCAGATCGAGATACCACCCGTAGGCCTCTTCCGGCAGATGCTCCTCGCGGATGCGGGCGAGCAGCCGGTCCAGGTCGTCTTCGCGCTGGCTGCCCCCGATGATCTCTCCGTACCCCTCCGGCGCGATCATGTCGTTGCAGAGCACCGTGCGGGGATCGGCCGGGTTCTCCTTCATGTAGAAGGCCTTGGCCTGCTTGGGGTAGTTGTAGACCATCACGGGCAGCTCGAATCGAGACGCCAGCCGTGTCTCGTCGGCACCGCCCAGGTCGTCTCCCCACTCCATCTCGCTGCCTTCCTGTTTCACGATCTCCACGGCTTCCGTGTAGGAGACGCGCGGGAACGGAGGGACCACGCGTTCCAGTGCGGACGTGTCCCGCTCCAGCAGCGCCAGCTCCTCTTTGCGGCGGTCCAGCACGCGCGCCACGAGGTAGGAGACGAGATCCTCCTGCAAGCGCATGTTGTCGTCGGAGTCCGCAAACGCCACCTCGGGCTCCAGCATCCAGAACTCGGTCAGGTGGCGGCGGGTCTTCGATTTCTCGGCGCGGAAGGTGGGGCCGAAGCAGAAGACCCGACGGAAGGCCGGGCAGGCCGTCTCCACGTAGAGCTGGCCGGTTTGCGCCAGGAAGGCGCGTTCACCGAAGTAGTCGGTCTCGAAGAGCGTGCCTGCCGACTCACCGATCGAGCCCGTGAGGATCGGCGTATCGATCCGGACGAAGTCACGCTCGTAGAGGAAGTCGAGGATGCCCTGCTCCACCTCGGCGCGGATCCGCAGGAGCGCTCGCTGCTGCGAAGACCGCAACCACAAGTGCCGGTGGTCGAGCAGGAAGTCGACTCCGTGTTCCTTGGGTTGGATGGGGTACTCAGCGCTGGCGCCGATCACCTCGATGCCGGTCACGCCGAGCTCGTGTCCTCCGGGCGAGCGAGGCTCCTCCCGCACCGAGCCCTCGACCGCGAGGGACGTCTCCTGGGTCAGCGTCCCCAGCCGTTCCCATACCTCGGGCGCCACCTCTTTCTTGGCGACCACGCATTGCACCAGCCCCGTACCGTCCCGCACCACCGCGAAGCCCACCTTGCCGTGGATCCGGGTGGTTTCCACCCACCCGAGGATACGTACCGTCTGGCCCACCCAGCGGGACAGGTCTCGCACTTCGGCGACGGGGATCTCACTCATGGGACGCGTGCGCACTCCGGGGAAGAGAAGGATGCGAGGCCGGAGGTTGGCTCGGCCCCGGGGTAGCTGTCAATCGGCCCCAACACACGGACGGGGCCCCACCTCGGGAGGCGGCAGCCACCCCCCCGGGCTCTCAACCCGGGGTGCCCCCTCCCCCCCGCGCGCGGTCAGCCCACCTGGAAGAGCCGCAGGCGCTCGGCGTGCCGGGTCTCGAGCAACTCGCGCACACGAGCATGTTGCGGTCGGGCCAGATCCGGATCGCGTTCGACCAGAGCGCGCGCGCGCCGTTGGGCCACGACCAGCAGCGGCTCGTCCCGCCCTAGGTCGGCGAAGCGCAACACCGGGTCCCGCCCATGCTGTCGGTCGCCGAAGAAGTCTCCCTGCCCCCGGATGCGCAGATCTTCGTGGGCGATGCGGAACCCGTCCTGGGTGTCGCGCAATACCTTGAGCCGCTCCATCGCCACCTCGCCGGGCTCAGCCACCAGGATGCACGTGGACTCCGCTTCCCCCCGCCCCACCCGCCCCCGCATCTGATGGAGCTGCGACAGCCCGAAACGCTCGGCGTGCTCGATCACCATGACGGTCGCATTGGGTACATCGATCCCGACCTCGATGAGGGAGGTGGAGATCAGCAGGTCGATGCGGCCCTCGGAGAACGCGCGCATGACCTGGTATTTCTCGTCCGCCGGCATCTGTCCGTGCAGCAGCCCCACGGTCTTGTCGGGGAACACGTCGCTATGGAGTCGCTCATACTCCTGGGTGGCGGAGCGCAGGTCGATCTTCTCGGATTCCTCGACCAGGGGGAACACGACATAGCCCTGCCGGCCCCGCGCCAGTTCCTGACGGACGAAGCGGTACACCTCCTCCCGTTTCCCGGAGAAGCGCAGCAGCGTGCGGATCGGTGTGCGGCCCGCTGGCAGCTCGTCGATGACGCTCAGATCGAGGTCGCCGTAGAGCGCCATCGCCAAGGACCGCGGAATCGGTGTCGCGGACATCACCAACGTGTGGGGCTGCTCCCCGCGCTCACCGAGCGCCATCCGTTGACGCACGCCGAAGCGATGCTGTTCGTCCACCACCGCGAGCCCGAGCTTGGAGAAGCGCACGCCCTCCTGGATGAGCGCGTGGGTACCCACCACCAGCGGCACCTCTCCGGTCTGGATCCGCTCCAGCACCCGCCCCCGCTCCAGCGCGGTGAGGCGACCCGTGAGCAGATCGACGTCCAGCCCGAGTCCCGAGACCAAAGCGCCCATGCGACGCTGATGCTGCTCGGCGAGGATCTCGGTGGGCGCCATCAGCGCGGCCTGGTAGCCGCTCTCCACCGCGAGCAGCATCGCGAAGAGCGCCACCAGGGTCTTTCCGGAACCGACGTCGCCCTGCACCAGCCGGTTCATGCGTCGCCCGGAGGTGAGATCCGCGACGATCTCCCGGAGCACGCGGCTCTGCGCATCGGTCAGATCGAACGGGAGAGACTCGACCAACGGCCGGATGTAGAGATTGCTGCGTTCGAAGACGACACCGGGGTAGGCCAGCATCGCCTCGCGTCGGGCGCGAGCCTGCACGAGCTGCAGGAAGAAGAGCTCGTCGAACGCGAGCCGACGACGCCCCTGCTCCACGTGCTCCAGCGACGTGGGGCGGTGGAGCGCCTCCAAAGCCTCCCGGATGCCGACCAGTCCCAACTCGCGCAGCTCGGCGGGTGACCAGCACTCCTCCTGTTCGGACACCTGCGGGAGCAACGCGTCGAGGTTGCGCCCGATCACGCTGCGCAGCACCCACTGCGGTAGCTCCTCGCTCGCCGGATAGCTCACGAAGATGGTGCCGGTGCTGTCCCCGTCGGACTCCTTCCCCGCCCGTGACAGGACCGTCATCTCCTTCGGTTGGATCTGGCGCCCATGGAAGAAGCGCACCGGCCCGCTGACGAGGACCAGGTCCCCCTTCTCGAGCTTTCGGTCGAGCCAAGGCTGCCCGGGCCAGGCGGACGTGATCATGCCGCTGTCGTCCTTGAGGACGGCCTGGAAGATCCGGAGGCCCTTGCGCGTGGGGACGATGCCTTTGCTGATGACCGTCCCCACCACGGTGGCCTCCGTGCCCACCTCCACGCTGTGGATCGGGTCCACGCGCGAGGCATCGTCGTAGCGGCGCGGCACCCAGTAGAGAAGGTCGCGCGCCGTCTTCACGCCCAGGCGGGCGAACGCCTCGGCGCGGGCCGGTCCCACACCCTTCAGGAACTGGATCGGTCGGTCGAGCAGTGAGAAGGTCACCCGGCGACGATAATCAATGGGCGCCCGCTCGGTCAGGGACCCGGATCCCCCGGTACCGGATCGGCGTTGCCCGGGGCCCGGGCTGGAGAGCGGGGCGCCCCTGTCCGCCGACGGCCCTGGTCCAGGCTCAGTGGACCAACGCGTCCACGAATTCCTGGGGACTGAAGGTCTCGAGGTCGTCGATCGCCTCGCCCGTCCCCACCAGCTTGACGGGCAACCCGTAGTCCTGGGCCAACGCCACCACGATCCCGCCGCGAGCAGTGGAGTCGGTTTTGGCCAGGATGATCCCGGACAGATCCACAACCTTGCGGAACGCCTCGACCTGGCGGACCGAATTCTGCCCGAGCGTGGCATCGAGCACGATCAGCGACTCGTGAGGTGCCCCCGGCAGCCGCTTGCGGATGACGCGGTCCACTTTGGACAGCTCCTCCATGAGTCCCCCATGGGTGTGCAGCCGGCCCGCGGTGTCCACCAGCACCACGTCGATGCCGCGCGCGACCGCCGCCTCGATGCCATCGAAGGCCACTGCCGCCGGATCTCCGCCCGCCTGGCCCGCCACGAACTCTGCGCCGACTCGACCCGCCCAGATGCGCAGCTGCTCGACCGCGCCGGCACGGAAGGTGTCAGCGGCAGCCAACAGCACGGAACGGCCTTCGCCCCGCAGCCGAGCCGCCAGCTTGGCGATCGAGGTGGTCTTGCCGACCCCGTTGACGCCGACGATGAGGTAGACGGTGGGTCCCGATTCGGCGGCGCTCAGCTCGCTGGAGGGTGCGCCGGCCAGGATGTCGCGCACGCGCTCTGCCAGCGCTGCCTCGAGCTGCGGCACGGTGCGCACCTTCCCGCGCCGGAACAGCTGCTCCACATGGTCCACCAAGGACAGCGCCGCCGAGACGCCGAAGTCGGCTGCGATCAGCCGTTCCTCGAGTTGCTCCAGCGCCTCCTGGTCCACACCCTTGGCCGCGACGCGCACGTCCGTGAGGGCCAGGTCGACGATGCGCTTCCAGATCCCCTTCTTCTTCTCGTCTTTCTTGCGAAACAACCGTGCCATGCGTCGGGTCCAGACCTCTGGTTGAAGCTCAGCGCAAGCCGCGCCGGCGCCGGGCGATCCACTCGGTGATCAGCAGGCCGATGAGCAGGAGGAAAGGGATGGGAGTGGTGCGCAGCCGCTGGCGGCCCAGCATCCGTACCGTGGACCCACTGCCCAACTCGGCACCGATGCGCTCGGGGTCCTGGGTGGGGATGCGAAGGTCATCGGAGAAGCGCTCGACGTCGAAGCGGCCTTCCCCGAGCAGCGCCGCATCGGTGCCGTCTCCCGCAACCGCGCTGAAGCGATAGGTCCCTGGGACGAGCGACGGCATCAAGGCCCGCTCATCCGTTCCCACCGTGAGAACGGTGTCCAGGTGCGCCGGGCCCTCGAGCGTGATCCGTACGGAATCCCCGGCGAGTCCCGGTGCCGCCCAGAGCACCGGACTTCCGCGCGCCACCACCGGACGTTCCGGACGCACCCTGTCGCCGGCTGCTGCGGTGCTTCCACCCACCAGCCACTGACCCACGCCCGTCCACAGCCTGCGGTACGCGTCCGCCGGCCCATCGCTACGGAGGGCCCAGCGATAGAAGCCCTGACCGAGGGCCAGCGCCCAGCGCCGATCCGCGCTCCCACCCAGGGCCAGCGCGGGCTCCAGCACTCCGCGGCCGCCCCGGCGCATCTGCAGCGCCGGAAACCAACCGGCGCTGATGGCAACCGTGATGGCGGCCGTAAGCGGAGGAGCCGCCTCCAGTCGAAGTCCGGCCAACTCGGCCGCGATCGGCGACGCCGGTAGCACCGGCTCGGGAGTCCACTCGGCCTCCACCGGGCCGCTGGCCGTCAATCCCAGCGGCGTCAGCGCATCGGACGCGACCGGGAAGATCAGGAGCCGGCGGGCGCGCACCATGAAGTCGTCCAGCCAGGCGGGGCGGTCCGCCCCTACGCCATGCAGCACTGCCAGCTCCGCCGCTGCCAGACGCTGAGCCACCTGCTCCGCGCTGAGAGAGCGCACGCTCGGCCCGGCCTGGTCGTTCAGGAGGAAGCGGTCGGAGCCGACACGCAGCAGCGTGGTGACCCGAAGGCCGGTCGCGGCCTGAAGCACCGGCGCCAGCATCCGCGGCTCGAAGTCCGGCGACCAGGATACCAGCACCAGGCCGCCCTCCTCGCCTTGCTTGAAGGCATAGGCCACGCGCTCGTCATCCTCAGGGAAGGCGTCTCCTTCCACCGACGCCCGCACCGTGTAGCGCACCAGGGGCCCATCGGCTTTGGGGCCCGGCAGTCGCAGGCGCGTCCCCACGACCGCGCCGGGGGCGCCCACCGCAACGGTCGTCGTCCCCACCAATGTGTCTTCCTCACGCACTTCCACGCGGGCGGAGTCGCCCGAGCGGAGCCCTTCGCCGAACACCGTCAGCTCGATCTCGAACCCATCGGTCTCCGCTACTTCCGGCAGGACGAACGAGGCCACACCCACGTTGCGCAGCGCCTGCCCCGCGTCGTCGAAGCCGACCGTCAAGCCCAGCCCCGCTGCCTCCTGCAGGGCTCCCGCCAGGTCGGCGATCCGGAGGTCGCTGAGGACGACGACGCTCTCGGCACCTCCCTCTGCCGCGACCCGCAGCGCCGGGCCCAGCCGGCTTCCCAGTTGATCAGGAACCAGGCTCGCCAGGGTGTCAGACGACAGGGCACGGGGCAGATCGCCGAACCCCACGACCCGCGTGGCGGCCGTTCCAGCACGGGCCCGCTGCCAGGGGGCGCCTTCGGCGGCCCCCATGCTCAACGACAGATCGAGAAGACGCCAGGCCCCCACGTCGCCTTCGCGAGTCCAGGGGAGTTGCGGATTGAGCAGCAGCAGCAGCGCGAGGACCAGGGCGGCGGCACGAAGGCCGATCAACAGCCCGGTGCCGGAAACGCGCAGCTCGCGCGTTCGGTAGTTCCAGACGGCAAAGAGGATGAGGAGCGCGCCGCCCAGGACGAGCATCGCCCAGCCGGTGGGGGTCACGCGCTGCCGGTCGCCGTTGAGATTGGTGGGGTCACCGTGGTGCGGACCCGCCCGCCACCGCTGGCGACTCCTCGGGTCGGATGCGGCCGCTTTCGTCCAGGTCGTCCGTGGTCATGGACGCGATGGTCGGGGCCGGCTGGGTCGGCAGCCGCTCGAGCAGCGCGAGGCTGACGGCCAGGTGGGCGTCCCAGACCTCGCGCTCCTCGTCCGGGACCGGATTGCCTTGCGGCAGGTCCACGGAGAGGGGGTCGATGGCCGACCCGCGACGCCGCAGCTCGTAGTGCAGGTGGGGCGCGGTGGCCAGCCCCGTCATGCCCACGTAGCCGATGATGTCCTCCTGGTGCACCCGGTCCCCGACCTTCAAGCCGGGTGGAAAGGCGCTCAGGTGGGCATAGCGACTGAGGAAGCCGTTGGGATGCTGGATCTCCACGGCATTGCCGTAGTTGCCCCGGCGGCCTCTGTGCACCACCACGCCGTCGGCGGTCGCCATGACGGGCGTCCCGGAGGCGGCAGCGTAGTCGACGCCGGTATGGGCTCTCCACGTCTTGAGAATCGGGTGGAAGCGCGACATCGTAAAACGTGAAGAGATACGACTATACGAGAGCGGCTTGAGCAAGAAAGCGCGGCGGACCGACTTGCCCTCCGCGTCGAAATAGCTGCCTTGGCCGTCGCCGTCCGGATCGAACCAGATGGCCCGGTACGAGGCTCCCTGGTTGATCAGCTCCGCCGACAGGAGCACGCCGTCTCGCATGGATCCGTCGGGACGGACCTGGCGCTCGAAGGCGAAGCGGAAGAAGTCCCCCTCCTGGATCTGGCGGGAGAAATCGACCTGCCACTGGAAGACCTGATCGAGCTTGTGGATGAGGAGCGCCCGGTCGCCGGGGGTCATCGACGCCAAGCCTGGATTGCCGGTCACGGCGTTCCAGAGCACGTCCTTGATCTCCCCGGCCACGTAGACCGTGTCCACCCATACCGGGGTCTGGACCGTTTCCGATTGCCAGCCCAGAGACTGACGTGTGAGGTGGACGGTCTCATCCGGGGACAAGGCAACGTCCACGGCTCTCAGCGAACCGTCCCGGGTGTTGCGCTGGAAGGTGACCTCCGTCCCGGTACGCATGCGGCGCGGGCTGGCCTGCTCCCGGAACGCCATCAACAGCTCTTGCTGTTCGTTGATGGTGAGGGAGGCGGCCTCCATCAGCTGGCCGAGCGTCTGGCCGGTGCCGAGCGTGTGGACGTCGAACGACAACGGCGGCTCGGCCTGGAGTGGCCGGATCATGCCGACGTCGGGAGCGCCCCCGAAGCGGACCAGCCCCATGGCGAAGAGGGCCGAGGTGCCGATCAGCCCTACGGTTAGCGCTTTCCCTGGCTGCATGCCTCCGGATCCACCCGGTCGCGCCGTCTTCCGGACCGGGCGGGAGGCCGGTCAGTCCATCTGACGACGGATGAACGTCGGTATGTCCAACTCGCCCAGCTGTTCCTTGGTCACGATCCGCTCCGGGAACCGCTGGAATGGAGTGACCTCGGAATCGCTGGAGCCCCCTGCTACCGCCACCCGGCGAGCCGGCTCGGCGGGACGACGAGGCTCCGGCCGGGCGATCGGAGCGACCTCCTCGCCCGGCTGTTCGAACCCCGTCGCAATGACGGTGACCCGGACCCGACCCTCGAGAGCCGGGTCGTGGACGGCCCCGAAGATGATCTCCGCGTCGTCCCCAGCCTCGTCTTGAATGATAGTAGAGATCTGGGTGACCTCGTCAATGGCAAGGTCCATTCCACCGGTGATGTTGATCAACACCCCCTGGGCACCGCGTATGGAGACGTTGTCCAACAGGGGTGAAGAGATGGCTTCCTGGGCGGCTTCCTGGGCACGGTTGTCCCCCTCACCGAAGCCGGAGCCCATCAGGGCAGGGCCTCGGGAGGCCATGATGGTGCGGACGTCCGCGAAGTCCACGTTCACTTCCCCGCTCACCCGGATCAGATCACTGATGCCCTGGGTGGCATGCAGGAGCACCTCATCCGCCTTCTTGAGGGCATCGCGGAAGGAGGTCCCCTTGCCCACCACCGAGAGGATGCGGTCGTTCGGTACCACGATCATGGTGTCGACCGTGCGCCTGAGCTCCTGCAACCCCTGCTCGGCCTGCCGCATGCGCTTCTTGCCCTCGAAGGAGAAGGGCCGCGTGACGATGGCGATGGTCAGCGCTCCCATCTCCCGCGCCAGCTCACCGATGATGGGCGCCGCGCCGGTCCCGGTGCCACCGCCCATGCCTGCGGTCACGAACACCAGGTCCGCCCCCTGGATGAGGGTACGAACCTCGTCGGCGCTCTCGGCGATGGCCTGGCGGCCGATCTCCGGGCGCGCTCCTGCGCCCAGGCCGCGCGTGAGCTTCTTTCCCAGCTGCAGGACGTGATGGGCCCGCGAGCCCTTGAGAACCTGGGCGTCCGTGTTCGCGGAGATGAAGTCGACGCCCTCCAGCTCCTCGTCGATCATCCGGTTGACGGCGTTGCCACCGGCACCACCGACGCCGACCACCACCATGCGAGCCTGCCGGATCGGCGGCTCCTCGAATTCGAAGATCATCGATCTCCTCCGCTACGCGCGCGCTTGCCCAGGGGGTGTAGCCGGACCCCAATATCTAGTGGCATCGGGGTTTGCGCCATCCCTCCAGTAGTGTATGCCGCTTCTGAAGCGACCGAAGCGAGCGTGCTCGCTCGGCATCAGAAGAACTCCCTCAACCAGGCGCCCACGCGCGCGAACGCGCCCGAGGCACGCGTGGACGTTCCTTCTCCGGTGTCGTAGAAACGGTCGGCACCCCGGAGCGCCAACCCCACGCCCGTGGCGAAGCGCGGGCGAGCCACCGAGTCGGAGAGCCCCACCAGGCCTTCGCAGGGAACACCGATCCGGGCCGGGGATGCGAAGACCTGACCGGCCAGCTCGAGCATTCCGGGAATGCCTGCGGTCCCGCCGGTCAGCACCACACCGGCACCCAGGCGATCCAACAGGCGGGTCTGCTCCAACTCCTGCTGCACGAGCCCCAGCAGCTCGTCCAGTCGCTGTTCGATGATGTGGGCGATCAGCTCCCGGGACACCTGTCGGACCTGCCCCGGTCCGGGGCCGGGGAGCTCGACGGTCTCCTGGGGATCCGTCAGCCGCGAGACCGCCACCCCCCAGCTCTCTTTGGCCTTCTGCGCCTCGGCGAAGGGAATGGAGAGGCCTTTCACCAGGTCGTTGGTGACCGTGGTCCCGCCCAGAGGCAGAATGGACACGTGCCGGAACTTGCCCTCGTGGAAGACGGCGATGTCGGTGGTGCCCGCCCCGATCTCGATCATGGCCACGCCCACCTCCTTCTCGTCCTCGGTCAACACCGCGCGAGCGGAGGCCAGGGGTTCCAGGACCAACTCCTGCACCCGGTAGCCGGCCTTGGAGACGGCCTTGCGGATATTCCCCGCGGGTTGCGCCCCGCAGGTGATCAGGTAGACGTCCGCCTCCAGGCGCGTGGCGGTCATGCCCACCGGGTCGACGATCCCTCCTTGATGGTCCACGACGTAGTCCTGCGGAATGGCGTGCAGCAGCTCCCGGTCCGGGGGCAACGCCACCGCGCGGGCCACTTCGTGAACACGCTGCACGTCCTCTTGCTGGATCTCGTCGCCTCCGATGGCCACCACGCCCAGCGAGGCGCTGGTCTGGATGTGGGCGCCGGCGATCCCGGCGTAAACGCGGTCCACCGTGACGCCGGCCATGACCTCCGCCTCGCGCAGCGCGGCCCGCGCGGTCTCGGCGGTCTCGTCGATATGCGTGACGACATCGCTGCGCATCCCCTCCGTACGCGCTTGCCCCACGCCCACGATCTTGACCTGCGAACGGTGGCGGGGATCACTCGACACCTCGGCCAGGACCGCGCAGGTCTTGGTCGTCCCGATGTCCAGGCCCGCTACGAGATGCGATCTCATCGGCGCTGCCGCCCGAAGCGCACCACCACCTGATCGGCGAAGCGCAGGTCCACCTCGGTGGGATCCGGTCTCGAGCCGGGCTCGAACGCGTGCGTCAGCGCAGCCATGCCTTCGGACAAGCGGCGTGCGCTCACGGGCGCCCGCCAGTAGAACGTGACATCCGGCGCCACCAGCCGGATCCCCACCTCGCCCCGCTCGGTGAGCCACGCCTCCGAGATGCGCTCACGGAATTCCGAGTCGACGGACTCCAGGCGCGCCAACTCGCCCAGGAGCACGCGCAGGGCACCGGAGGACGCGAATTGGGGATCGGACGGATCCAACGAGGCGCGCAGGACCGGTAGGTCGAGCCGGTGTACGCTCGGATCGATGGGAAGGAGTCGACCGTCGGTTCCAATGGGCTCCAGGGTGGCTGCGGAGACGAACGCAACCGGCTTGTTCTCCACGATCTCGAAGCGCAGCGTCGAGGGTGGGCGCCGGCGCACGCGAACATTCTCCACCAACGGATAGGCGCGCAGGCGTT is a window from the Gemmatimonadota bacterium genome containing:
- the asnS gene encoding asparagine--tRNA ligase, coding for MSEIPVAEVRDLSRWVGQTVRILGWVETTRIHGKVGFAVVRDGTGLVQCVVAKKEVAPEVWERLGTLTQETSLAVEGSVREEPRSPGGHELGVTGIEVIGASAEYPIQPKEHGVDFLLDHRHLWLRSSQQRALLRIRAEVEQGILDFLYERDFVRIDTPILTGSIGESAGTLFETDYFGERAFLAQTGQLYVETACPAFRRVFCFGPTFRAEKSKTRRHLTEFWMLEPEVAFADSDDNMRLQEDLVSYLVARVLDRRKEELALLERDTSALERVVPPFPRVSYTEAVEIVKQEGSEMEWGDDLGGADETRLASRFELPVMVYNYPKQAKAFYMKENPADPRTVLCNDMIAPEGYGEIIGGSQREDDLDRLLARIREEHLPEEAYGWYLDLRRYGTFPHSGFGLGLERFVAWVTGRPHIRELIPFPRMMHRLTP
- the recG gene encoding ATP-dependent DNA helicase RecG, translated to MTFSLLDRPIQFLKGVGPARAEAFARLGVKTARDLLYWVPRRYDDASRVDPIHSVEVGTEATVVGTVISKGIVPTRKGLRIFQAVLKDDSGMITSAWPGQPWLDRKLEKGDLVLVSGPVRFFHGRQIQPKEMTVLSRAGKESDGDSTGTIFVSYPASEELPQWVLRSVIGRNLDALLPQVSEQEECWSPAELRELGLVGIREALEALHRPTSLEHVEQGRRRLAFDELFFLQLVQARARREAMLAYPGVVFERSNLYIRPLVESLPFDLTDAQSRVLREIVADLTSGRRMNRLVQGDVGSGKTLVALFAMLLAVESGYQAALMAPTEILAEQHQRRMGALVSGLGLDVDLLTGRLTALERGRVLERIQTGEVPLVVGTHALIQEGVRFSKLGLAVVDEQHRFGVRQRMALGERGEQPHTLVMSATPIPRSLAMALYGDLDLSVIDELPAGRTPIRTLLRFSGKREEVYRFVRQELARGRQGYVVFPLVEESEKIDLRSATQEYERLHSDVFPDKTVGLLHGQMPADEKYQVMRAFSEGRIDLLISTSLIEVGIDVPNATVMVIEHAERFGLSQLHQMRGRVGRGEAESTCILVAEPGEVAMERLKVLRDTQDGFRIAHEDLRIRGQGDFFGDRQHGRDPVLRFADLGRDEPLLVVAQRRARALVERDPDLARPQHARVRELLETRHAERLRLFQVG
- the ftsA gene encoding cell division protein FtsA, with protein sequence MRSHLVAGLDIGTTKTCAVLAEVSSDPRHRSQVKIVGVGQARTEGMRSDVVTHIDETAETARAALREAEVMAGVTVDRVYAGIAGAHIQTSASLGVVAIGGDEIQQEDVQRVHEVARAVALPPDRELLHAIPQDYVVDHQGGIVDPVGMTATRLEADVYLITCGAQPAGNIRKAVSKAGYRVQELVLEPLASARAVLTEDEKEVGVAMIEIGAGTTDIAVFHEGKFRHVSILPLGGTTVTNDLVKGLSIPFAEAQKAKESWGVAVSRLTDPQETVELPGPGPGQVRQVSRELIAHIIEQRLDELLGLVQQELEQTRLLDRLGAGVVLTGGTAGIPGMLELAGQVFASPARIGVPCEGLVGLSDSVARPRFATGVGLALRGADRFYDTGEGTSTRASGAFARVGAWLREFF
- the ftsY gene encoding signal recognition particle-docking protein FtsY, with protein sequence MARLFRKKDEKKKGIWKRIVDLALTDVRVAAKGVDQEALEQLEERLIAADFGVSAALSLVDHVEQLFRRGKVRTVPQLEAALAERVRDILAGAPSSELSAAESGPTVYLIVGVNGVGKTTSIAKLAARLRGEGRSVLLAAADTFRAGAVEQLRIWAGRVGAEFVAGQAGGDPAAVAFDGIEAAVARGIDVVLVDTAGRLHTHGGLMEELSKVDRVIRKRLPGAPHESLIVLDATLGQNSVRQVEAFRKVVDLSGIILAKTDSTARGGIVVALAQDYGLPVKLVGTGEAIDDLETFSPQEFVDALVH
- a CDS encoding peptidoglycan DD-metalloendopeptidase family protein gives rise to the protein MQPGKALTVGLIGTSALFAMGLVRFGGAPDVGMIRPLQAEPPLSFDVHTLGTGQTLGQLMEAASLTINEQQELLMAFREQASPRRMRTGTEVTFQRNTRDGSLRAVDVALSPDETVHLTRQSLGWQSETVQTPVWVDTVYVAGEIKDVLWNAVTGNPGLASMTPGDRALLIHKLDQVFQWQVDFSRQIQEGDFFRFAFERQVRPDGSMRDGVLLSAELINQGASYRAIWFDPDGDGQGSYFDAEGKSVRRAFLLKPLSYSRISSRFTMSRFHPILKTWRAHTGVDYAAASGTPVMATADGVVVHRGRRGNYGNAVEIQHPNGFLSRYAHLSAFPPGLKVGDRVHQEDIIGYVGMTGLATAPHLHYELRRRGSAIDPLSVDLPQGNPVPDEEREVWDAHLAVSLALLERLPTQPAPTIASMTTDDLDESGRIRPEESPAVAGGSAPR
- a CDS encoding FtsQ-type POTRA domain-containing protein codes for the protein MRPRARRRTRWVGRFAFALLVSSTLWVGARQLPRALAHMELFGLSNFEVTGTRYLTGVEAAEIAGITAESSLWDDREAWEERLRAYPLVENVRVRRRPPSTLRFEIVENKPVAFVSAATLEPIGTDGRLLPIDPSVHRLDLPVLRASLDPSDPQFASSGALRVLLGELARLESVDSEFRERISEAWLTERGEVGIRLVAPDVTFYWRAPVSARRLSEGMAALTHAFEPGSRPDPTEVDLRFADQVVVRFGRQRR
- the ftsZ gene encoding cell division protein FtsZ; this translates as MIFEFEEPPIRQARMVVVGVGGAGGNAVNRMIDEELEGVDFISANTDAQVLKGSRAHHVLQLGKKLTRGLGAGARPEIGRQAIAESADEVRTLIQGADLVFVTAGMGGGTGTGAAPIIGELAREMGALTIAIVTRPFSFEGKKRMRQAEQGLQELRRTVDTMIVVPNDRILSVVGKGTSFRDALKKADEVLLHATQGISDLIRVSGEVNVDFADVRTIMASRGPALMGSGFGEGDNRAQEAAQEAISSPLLDNVSIRGAQGVLINITGGMDLAIDEVTQISTIIQDEAGDDAEIIFGAVHDPALEGRVRVTVIATGFEQPGEEVAPIARPEPRRPAEPARRVAVAGGSSDSEVTPFQRFPERIVTKEQLGELDIPTFIRRQMD